Proteins from one Chroococcidiopsis sp. CCMEE 29 genomic window:
- a CDS encoding DUF1427 family protein, with protein sequence MKEIILSLVAGWIVGVLFGWLKLPLPAPPLIGFVGALGIIFGAWSIEQLKQLLRP encoded by the coding sequence ATGAAAGAAATCATCCTCTCTTTAGTCGCAGGTTGGATTGTCGGTGTTTTGTTTGGATGGCTGAAATTGCCATTACCTGCGCCTCCCCTGATAGGATTTGTGGGAGCGTTAGGAATCATATTTGGTGCTTGGTCGATCGAGCAATTGAAACAGTTGCTGCGGCCTTGA
- a CDS encoding nuclear transport factor 2 family protein, translating to MSEKNKAILEKANAAIAEGNNEGFLSFCADDTQWTFVGDKTLKGKEAVRQWMATTYVEPPKFMVANLIAEGDFVTALGNITMKDEDGKAAHYSYCDVWRFRGGKIVELRAFVIKTEVKNETSSAA from the coding sequence ATGTCAGAAAAAAATAAAGCGATCTTAGAAAAGGCAAACGCGGCGATCGCTGAAGGCAATAATGAAGGATTCTTGTCGTTCTGCGCCGACGACACGCAATGGACATTTGTAGGCGACAAGACCCTTAAAGGAAAAGAAGCCGTTCGCCAATGGATGGCAACGACGTATGTAGAGCCACCAAAGTTCATGGTTGCTAACTTAATCGCTGAGGGTGATTTCGTCACGGCACTCGGCAACATCACAATGAAGGACGAAGATGGGAAAGCGGCTCATTACTCATACTGCGATGTCTGGCGCTTTCGCGGCGGTAAGATTGTCGAATTAAGGGCTTTCGTCATCAAAACCGAGGTCAAGAATGAAACCAGCAGCGCGGCGTAG
- a CDS encoding restriction endonuclease subunit S has translation MKHRYTNGFQTILQVFTRISAQYRLDLLSILKRAKAQGIPVNLNQVRSLAMRENGRSGIFICPDFLPAFIMSYLKDSAPKKILDCWAGIGAMLFPLVQRFEPAVAIGFNKSVSESEVTNLLYPETTIDWRLGDPLLLLDDVGTRFNVVIGCPPFGCRLTSLTLPLENGLVELHDDSGSLLILKASLLLEPGGVGFFIVLPRFTVERGERKVYANLERFGLFVDAALSLPSGTFAPAAQISGLLLIIRREKPSSLFVGELTPEPNNSDILLKNLKIRKAGKIPQLGTLVDPASFRSFPTLVAEREVESLARSLGLPPTPLSEIYTEINLPKRTQEEEFSDLPNAVYLPIIGRTPAVSSLANLQIKAQNYVQIVLKPDKAIAEYVANFFNTPLGQKFRESLSSGVTIPKITKSQLLEAVVYLPDLETQTEIIGIQSALTDFLAQLETLQRQLWDRPRKAKDIQKVIKSLNREEGFDAWVESLPFPIASILWVYHADANVEHKVDHLFHFFEALAEFTAAMILSSYAADKAFYAQESGTWIEDNDSKYRDWVVTSTFGGWRILGERLAKVTRKLLDDKDKRERCLELFGFPNAEFIAMLTDKRLFAVLREVETYRNRWKGHGGVVSSQESRNRLTLLESNVAKIRQVLLDRWDTALLLSPSSSDYSEGVFYYQARKLVGTRTPFKKVVVETSIPMDKRKLYLLHENQKRPVELLPFFRLMESPKTHQNACYFYNRILEDKVRWVSYHFDSDAEVICPDDEVYSALSLLRPADNNTGELNL, from the coding sequence TTGAAGCATAGATATACCAATGGTTTTCAGACCATCTTGCAGGTTTTTACACGTATCTCGGCTCAATACCGTTTAGACTTACTTTCTATTTTAAAGAGAGCAAAGGCTCAAGGAATCCCAGTCAATTTAAATCAGGTGCGTTCTCTTGCCATGCGGGAGAACGGGAGATCGGGTATTTTTATCTGCCCCGACTTCCTCCCTGCATTTATCATGTCCTATCTCAAGGACTCAGCACCTAAAAAAATCCTCGACTGCTGGGCTGGCATCGGTGCAATGCTGTTTCCACTTGTCCAGAGATTTGAGCCTGCTGTGGCTATTGGTTTCAATAAAAGTGTTAGTGAAAGTGAGGTTACAAATCTGCTATACCCAGAAACAACGATTGATTGGAGGCTAGGTGATCCACTGCTGCTTCTAGATGACGTAGGCACTCGCTTCAATGTTGTTATCGGCTGCCCACCTTTTGGATGCAGGCTCACCTCTTTAACCCTGCCCTTAGAAAACGGCTTGGTTGAGCTTCATGATGACTCTGGCAGCCTACTGATTTTGAAAGCCTCCCTGTTGCTGGAACCAGGGGGGGTTGGTTTCTTTATCGTCCTGCCGAGATTCACGGTGGAGCGGGGTGAGCGCAAGGTTTACGCGAACTTGGAACGCTTCGGGCTGTTTGTTGATGCAGCACTATCTCTGCCAAGTGGAACTTTTGCTCCTGCAGCGCAAATAAGTGGATTATTGCTTATCATTCGCCGGGAAAAGCCCTCAAGTCTGTTTGTTGGCGAGTTGACACCAGAACCAAATAACAGCGACATCCTGCTAAAAAACCTCAAGATTCGCAAAGCAGGAAAAATCCCTCAACTTGGTACATTAGTTGATCCAGCATCCTTTCGCTCATTTCCCACTTTAGTTGCCGAGCGTGAGGTTGAGTCGCTTGCTCGTTCATTAGGTTTACCGCCCACACCTCTATCAGAAATTTACACAGAAATTAATCTTCCTAAAAGAACACAGGAAGAAGAATTTTCAGACTTACCGAATGCCGTCTATTTGCCAATAATTGGCAGAACGCCTGCTGTTTCTTCGCTTGCCAATCTTCAAATAAAAGCCCAAAACTACGTTCAGATAGTTTTGAAGCCTGATAAAGCTATTGCTGAATATGTAGCCAATTTTTTCAATACACCTCTTGGTCAGAAGTTTCGAGAATCGTTGTCTTCTGGAGTCACTATTCCAAAAATTACCAAATCGCAATTGCTAGAAGCAGTTGTCTATCTTCCAGACCTAGAAACCCAAACTGAAATTATTGGTATTCAATCTGCTCTTACCGATTTTTTAGCACAACTGGAGACTCTTCAGCGACAGTTATGGGACCGTCCGAGAAAAGCAAAAGACATTCAGAAGGTCATCAAATCGTTGAATCGCGAAGAAGGTTTTGATGCTTGGGTGGAATCACTGCCCTTTCCCATAGCATCCATCCTTTGGGTCTATCACGCTGATGCCAACGTTGAACACAAGGTTGACCACCTCTTTCACTTCTTTGAGGCATTAGCTGAGTTCACTGCTGCGATGATTTTAAGCTCATATGCGGCAGATAAAGCCTTTTATGCTCAAGAGTCAGGAACGTGGATAGAAGACAACGATTCAAAATACCGAGACTGGGTTGTTACTTCCACTTTTGGGGGCTGGCGAATTCTGGGTGAGCGGTTAGCTAAGGTAACACGCAAACTCTTAGATGATAAAGACAAACGAGAAAGGTGCTTGGAATTATTCGGGTTCCCTAATGCTGAGTTTATAGCGATGCTCACAGATAAGAGATTATTTGCTGTTCTTCGTGAGGTTGAAACTTACCGTAATCGCTGGAAAGGGCATGGTGGAGTCGTAAGTTCTCAGGAATCTCGCAACCGTTTAACCTTGTTAGAGTCCAACGTTGCCAAAATCCGACAAGTGCTTTTAGATCGGTGGGACACTGCTTTATTACTTTCGCCTAGTAGTAGCGACTACAGCGAAGGAGTCTTTTACTACCAGGCAAGAAAATTAGTTGGTACAAGAACCCCCTTTAAAAAGGTCGTAGTAGAAACCAGCATTCCAATGGATAAGCGAAAACTTTATTTACTTCATGAAAACCAGAAGCGACCTGTCGAATTACTACCGTTTTTCAGATTAATGGAGAGTCCTAAAACACATCAGAACGCTTGCTATTTCTACAACAGGATACTCGAAGACAAAGTGCGTTGGGTGTCCTATCACTTTGATAGCGATGCTGAAGTTATTTGTCCCGACGATGAAGTATACTCTGCTCTTTCTCTGCTACGCCCAGCAGACAATAACACTGGAGAACTTAATCTATGA
- a CDS encoding Tn3 family transposase, with product MTLIDRTAYPRFKQFPDAKELAELYTPTPEEIKLAKSKTKSHEGFLSFIIMLKSFQRLGYFAHPELVPIAVRRHLRSCLNLHSWVKAIPRDRQRYSYQKTIRDYLKVKQYDKAGQRLIAALVAEATEVKDHPADLINVAIEELVKERYELPAFSTLDRLIRHIRSMVNNRLFALCSKGLSINEQIYLDQLLVVTNNEVDENATLNLLKSPPKSAKLSAIKLLQNKFDILMTFGDAKRLLQSIAITKVRHFAAQARALDISEFQDINLPKRRTLLLCLLYEAQVNTRDYLVDMFIKRILKIQNNAKQRLQELRDKHLTETSELLTTFGQVLKASTKAKETQDNAVFGEQVQSILDEHGGTELLLQKLDEIAAYNTNNHLPLMWRFYSANRKALFSLVRSLDILSTSADESVMEALKFVLDNQYKRAKYLPFEIDLDFISSNWRALVVEEIDGTEVLVRQQLEICIFSNLATEFKTGDACVVGSSSYADFREQLLSHAECEPLIEEYCRLLEFPANSDDFVRHLQDKLAQVASVVDEICAVDKQFTINKDGEPVLKRIPSLAQTNEVEELELKIRALMPERSILEILCNVEHWLNWTRHFGLFSGSEPKISAPAERYIFTTFSYGCNLGPNQMARHSQGAVTSHMISYTNRRHISAAKIEAAIRDITNSYNRFSLPSCWGTGKKVAADGSKFEIYENNLHSEYHIRYGGYGGIAYHHVSDKYIALFTHFITCGVWEAVYILDGLLKNLSDIQPDTLHADTQGQSGPVFAISYLLGIKLMPRIRNWKDLTFVRPSADVTYKYIEPLFKGVVNWNLIKTHWYDMIRVVLSIKAGKVMPSTLLRKLGSYSKKNRLYQAFLELGKVVRTMFLLDYISNVALRHEITAITNIVEMYNAFLDWVFFGKLGAITENNPIEQEKRLKYLDLVASAVILQNTVDMSLAIQTLMSQGELIPMRHLSALSPYITRHIKRYGDYVVNLHNIPQPLEAAINLPLEIFEA from the coding sequence ATGACCTTAATAGACCGTACCGCCTACCCTAGATTTAAACAATTCCCCGATGCCAAGGAGCTTGCAGAACTTTATACACCAACGCCAGAAGAAATTAAATTAGCAAAGTCTAAAACCAAGAGCCATGAAGGGTTTCTCAGCTTCATTATCATGTTAAAATCCTTTCAACGGCTTGGTTATTTTGCCCATCCAGAACTGGTTCCCATCGCGGTAAGACGACATCTACGGTCGTGTTTAAATTTACATTCTTGGGTAAAAGCAATCCCAAGAGATCGTCAACGCTACTCCTACCAAAAGACGATTCGGGATTACCTGAAAGTTAAACAGTATGATAAAGCAGGTCAAAGATTAATAGCCGCATTAGTTGCAGAAGCTACTGAGGTAAAAGACCATCCGGCTGATTTAATCAATGTAGCAATTGAAGAATTAGTTAAAGAACGATACGAGTTACCAGCATTTAGCACTCTTGACCGATTAATTCGTCACATTCGCTCAATGGTTAATAATCGCCTGTTTGCACTTTGTTCTAAGGGCCTTTCTATCAATGAGCAGATTTATTTAGACCAATTGCTAGTGGTTACAAATAATGAGGTAGATGAAAATGCCACTCTTAATTTACTAAAATCGCCACCTAAAAGCGCCAAACTTAGTGCGATTAAACTCCTGCAAAATAAGTTTGATATTCTTATGACCTTTGGTGATGCCAAGCGACTGTTGCAAAGCATTGCCATCACCAAAGTTAGACATTTTGCGGCACAGGCTAGGGCTTTGGATATCTCGGAATTTCAAGATATTAATTTACCCAAACGTCGGACGTTGCTGTTATGTCTATTGTACGAGGCACAGGTTAACACCCGTGATTATCTTGTTGATATGTTTATTAAACGTATCCTCAAGATTCAAAATAATGCTAAACAGCGATTGCAGGAATTACGCGACAAACATTTGACGGAAACATCAGAGTTATTGACTACCTTTGGGCAAGTATTAAAAGCATCTACAAAAGCCAAAGAAACTCAGGATAATGCTGTTTTTGGAGAACAGGTGCAATCAATTTTAGATGAACATGGTGGTACAGAATTGCTGTTACAAAAGTTGGATGAGATTGCAGCTTACAACACCAACAATCATTTACCGTTGATGTGGCGGTTTTATTCTGCCAATCGCAAAGCACTTTTCAGTTTGGTGCGTTCTCTAGATATTCTCTCAACTTCTGCTGATGAGTCAGTAATGGAAGCATTAAAGTTCGTGTTAGATAATCAATACAAACGTGCTAAGTATTTACCTTTTGAGATTGATTTAGATTTTATTAGTAGTAACTGGCGTGCGCTAGTTGTAGAAGAAATTGATGGAACTGAAGTTTTGGTTCGTCAGCAGTTAGAAATTTGCATCTTTTCAAATCTAGCAACTGAGTTTAAAACAGGAGATGCGTGTGTTGTCGGTTCGTCAAGTTATGCCGATTTTCGCGAACAATTATTGAGCCATGCTGAATGCGAACCTTTGATAGAAGAATACTGTCGCTTACTTGAATTTCCTGCTAACTCAGATGACTTTGTTAGACACCTGCAAGATAAATTAGCGCAGGTAGCTTCTGTTGTAGATGAGATTTGTGCGGTTGATAAACAATTCACTATTAATAAAGACGGAGAACCTGTACTTAAAAGAATCCCCTCCCTAGCCCAAACGAATGAAGTGGAAGAATTAGAATTAAAAATCCGTGCTTTGATGCCGGAACGTAGTATCTTAGAAATTCTTTGCAATGTTGAGCATTGGTTGAATTGGACAAGGCATTTTGGTCTATTTTCGGGAAGCGAACCAAAAATATCCGCTCCTGCTGAACGTTATATTTTTACTACGTTTAGCTACGGTTGTAATCTTGGTCCTAATCAGATGGCTCGTCATTCGCAAGGTGCAGTGACAAGTCACATGATTTCTTACACAAACCGTCGCCACATTAGTGCTGCCAAAATTGAAGCTGCAATTCGGGATATTACCAATTCTTATAACCGTTTTAGTTTACCGTCTTGCTGGGGTACAGGGAAAAAGGTTGCTGCTGACGGCAGCAAGTTTGAGATATACGAGAATAATTTACACAGCGAGTATCACATTCGCTACGGAGGTTATGGTGGTATCGCCTATCACCATGTCTCTGACAAATATATTGCTTTGTTTACCCACTTTATCACCTGTGGTGTGTGGGAGGCTGTCTATATTTTGGATGGGCTGTTGAAAAATCTCTCAGATATTCAACCGGATACTTTGCACGCAGATACTCAAGGTCAATCTGGACCTGTGTTTGCTATTTCCTATCTTCTTGGTATCAAATTGATGCCGCGTATCCGTAACTGGAAGGATTTAACTTTTGTTCGCCCCAGTGCAGATGTTACCTACAAGTATATCGAACCGTTGTTTAAGGGCGTGGTCAATTGGAATTTAATCAAGACTCATTGGTATGACATGATACGTGTAGTATTGTCAATTAAGGCAGGCAAGGTGATGCCTTCGACGCTTCTACGTAAGTTGGGCAGTTATAGTAAGAAAAATCGACTTTATCAAGCCTTTCTTGAGTTGGGTAAGGTAGTGCGAACAATGTTCTTGCTCGACTATATTTCTAATGTTGCTCTTCGGCATGAGATTACAGCGATAACGAATATTGTGGAGATGTACAATGCTTTTCTTGACTGGGTGTTTTTCGGTAAACTTGGAGCGATTACTGAGAACAATCCTATTGAGCAAGAAAAGCGGCTGAAGTATCTTGATTTGGTAGCAAGTGCAGTTATTTTACAGAATACAGTTGATATGTCGTTGGCTATCCAAACGTTAATGTCACAGGGAGAATTGATTCCCATGCGACACCTCTCTGCTTTAAGTCCATACATAACAAGACATATTAAAAGATACGGTGATTATGTGGTGAATTTACACAATATTCCCCAACCATTGGAAGCTGCTATTAATCTCCCACTAGAAATCTTTGAAGCATAG
- a CDS encoding serine hydrolase: MTKKALLGTFFLFLLVAGCTGINSRNGEDISNSQTSAPSEIATANTDCTNELRDCIEQVSRTDQGRVGVSATVLETEESVSLNGNQRFPMQSVYKLPIAMAVLAQVDRGNLKLDQKIQIERYCPG; encoded by the coding sequence ATGACTAAAAAAGCTTTACTTGGTACATTTTTCTTGTTTCTGCTAGTCGCTGGTTGCACAGGAATTAACTCTAGAAATGGAGAAGACATCTCAAACAGTCAAACAAGTGCGCCGAGTGAGATTGCAACAGCTAACACCGATTGCACAAATGAATTGCGCGATTGCATTGAACAAGTTTCTCGTACAGATCAAGGGCGAGTTGGGGTGAGCGCCACCGTGCTAGAAACTGAAGAGTCAGTGTCTTTAAACGGAAATCAGCGATTTCCAATGCAAAGTGTTTACAAACTTCCGATCGCGATGGCGGTTCTCGCTCAAGTCGATCGAGGAAACCTGAAGTTAGACCAGAAAATTCAGATTGAACGATATTGTCCAGGGTAG
- a CDS encoding SDR family oxidoreductase has translation MILQDKVALVTGGASGIGRATAIAFGAAGAKVVFSDIRSVEGEETADLIRKTGAECLFVKSDVSSEVDVRELVQKAIATYGKLDCAFNNAGIDLVVTPLHEQSIEDFDKIMSINARGLFLCMKYEIQQMLTQGAGAIVNNSSTNGLVALPGISPYVASKHAVMGLTRSAALDYAKQGIRINAVNPGPIATDLMARSADQMGITFDDLGSWVPMGRIGQATEIAQAVVFLCSDAASYITGQPLAIDGGYTAS, from the coding sequence ATGATACTTCAGGATAAAGTGGCGCTAGTCACTGGAGGTGCATCGGGAATTGGTCGAGCAACCGCGATCGCCTTCGGTGCTGCGGGAGCCAAAGTGGTCTTCTCGGACATACGCAGTGTAGAAGGTGAAGAAACGGCTGATTTGATTCGCAAGACTGGGGCAGAATGCTTGTTCGTGAAATCAGATGTATCGAGTGAGGTGGATGTCCGAGAATTGGTGCAGAAAGCGATCGCAACCTACGGCAAACTCGATTGTGCCTTTAACAATGCTGGAATCGATCTTGTTGTTACACCATTGCATGAACAATCGATCGAGGATTTTGACAAGATCATGTCGATCAATGCACGAGGGCTATTCTTGTGTATGAAATACGAAATTCAGCAGATGCTAACCCAAGGCGCAGGCGCGATCGTGAACAATTCATCAACGAATGGTCTCGTTGCGCTTCCGGGGATCTCTCCTTACGTTGCCAGCAAACATGCAGTGATGGGGCTAACGCGATCGGCTGCTCTCGATTATGCCAAACAGGGCATTCGGATCAATGCTGTCAATCCAGGTCCGATTGCGACTGACCTCATGGCTCGTAGCGCTGACCAGATGGGCATCACGTTCGATGATCTTGGGTCTTGGGTTCCAATGGGTCGGATCGGTCAGGCAACGGAAATTGCTCAAGCGGTTGTGTTTCTCTGCTCTGATGCTGCCAGCTATATCACTGGACAACCCTTAGCGATCGATGGCGGATATACAGCGAGTTGA
- a CDS encoding MBL fold metallo-hydrolase, whose amino-acid sequence MRLRRLGWAGVEIECDGETLVIDYVQDKSPMAPLLRSSEEPFPAASNRGNATAALLTHLHADHADPDALADILREGAPVFRPEPATGDKDDLKMTSIAELKFTRNNLAVEIVGIWEEHQVGPFQIFSAPAVDGFGDPQYSWIVECGGRRIIHAGDTLFHGFWWRIAHRFRHFNVAFLPINAPVCDLPHLQPPSPLEATLTPEEAAIAAYIIHAEAVVPIHYASLNKAGAYVETLHPVERLQSKSREFQIRATTWEPGTWFELE is encoded by the coding sequence ATGAGGTTGAGACGTTTGGGTTGGGCTGGGGTCGAAATCGAATGTGACGGTGAAACCCTTGTTATCGATTACGTGCAGGACAAATCACCGATGGCACCTCTGCTGCGTAGCTCTGAGGAGCCGTTTCCAGCGGCATCGAATCGTGGGAATGCTACTGCCGCACTTCTAACGCATCTCCATGCTGATCATGCGGATCCTGATGCTCTAGCAGACATTCTTCGAGAGGGTGCTCCAGTTTTCCGCCCTGAACCTGCCACTGGTGACAAGGACGATCTCAAAATGACTTCGATCGCAGAATTGAAGTTTACTCGCAACAACCTTGCGGTCGAGATTGTAGGGATCTGGGAAGAGCATCAAGTCGGGCCTTTTCAAATATTCTCGGCCCCTGCTGTCGACGGCTTTGGAGATCCACAGTATAGCTGGATTGTTGAATGCGGCGGACGACGGATCATTCACGCTGGCGATACGCTATTTCATGGCTTCTGGTGGAGAATCGCGCACCGATTTAGGCACTTCAACGTCGCATTTTTGCCAATTAACGCTCCGGTATGCGACTTGCCTCATCTTCAACCGCCAAGTCCATTAGAGGCGACACTGACTCCAGAGGAAGCGGCGATTGCAGCCTACATCATCCATGCAGAAGCAGTCGTACCAATCCATTACGCATCATTGAATAAAGCGGGAGCCTATGTTGAGACACTACATCCCGTCGAGCGTCTTCAAAGCAAATCGCGGGAGTTCCAAATCCGAGCAACAACGTGGGAACCGGGCACATGGTTTGAATTGGAGTGA
- a CDS encoding AraC family transcriptional regulator gives MTLGELASQTVDIALQVGFSSQNHLTQQFKCLTGMTSKQVR, from the coding sequence ATTACTCTGGGGGAACTTGCTTCGCAAACCGTAGACATTGCCTTACAAGTCGGTTTCTCCAGTCAAAACCATCTGACGCAACAGTTCAAGTGCCTCACTGGAATGACCTCCAAGCAGGTTCGCTAA
- the bla gene encoding class A beta-lactamase: protein MNDIVQGSRVLDENSQGTEYSLAELLKYMVSDSDNTACDVLLKLLGEPKIVTEYLQGIGINNIVVANTEKELGQDSSVQYRNYATPDAAVVLLRALHEGQGLSESSQALLLQLMTETSTGLKRLKGLLPNGTVVAHKTGTSVTINGATAATNDVGLVTLSNGQHLAIAVFVSDSQATDVIREDVIAKVARAAWDEWSR, encoded by the coding sequence TTGAACGATATTGTCCAGGGTAGTCGAGTCTTGGATGAGAATTCGCAAGGCACGGAATACAGTTTAGCTGAACTGTTGAAGTACATGGTTTCTGACAGTGATAATACCGCTTGTGATGTGCTGTTAAAACTCCTTGGTGAACCCAAGATTGTCACAGAGTATTTGCAGGGCATTGGCATCAACAATATTGTTGTCGCGAATACAGAGAAGGAGCTAGGGCAAGATTCATCCGTGCAGTATCGTAACTATGCAACGCCTGACGCAGCCGTCGTTCTATTGCGCGCATTGCATGAAGGACAAGGGCTTTCAGAATCGAGTCAAGCCTTATTGCTGCAATTAATGACGGAGACTTCTACAGGTCTAAAGCGCCTTAAAGGACTGTTGCCCAATGGAACAGTTGTGGCACATAAAACGGGAACTTCAGTGACTATTAATGGCGCGACGGCTGCAACCAATGATGTCGGACTAGTGACGCTTTCAAATGGGCAACATCTGGCGATCGCAGTGTTTGTTTCAGATTCTCAAGCAACGGATGTCATCCGAGAGGATGTCATCGCAAAAGTGGCGAGGGCAGCATGGGATGAATGGAGCAGATGA
- a CDS encoding IS1 family transposase translates to MLATLNTDTVIVTVQRAEIEREKEEKTEDTKRKAEVDEMQSFVGKKENQRWLWHAIDHCTGEILAYVLGSRQDEVFLKLKKLLEPFGIKKFYTDGLKTYERHLPVEMRQVSKYKMQRIERKHLTFRTRIKRLARKTICFSKSIQMHDLVIGLFINKYEFGVEI, encoded by the coding sequence GTGTTAGCAACGCTTAACACAGATACAGTGATTGTAACAGTACAGCGAGCCGAGATTGAGAGAGAAAAAGAAGAGAAGACAGAGGACACAAAGAGGAAAGCTGAGGTCGATGAAATGCAAAGTTTTGTCGGAAAAAAGGAAAATCAGCGCTGGTTGTGGCATGCAATAGATCACTGTACCGGAGAGATATTAGCTTATGTGCTAGGCTCGCGACAAGATGAAGTATTTTTGAAATTAAAAAAGTTGCTAGAGCCTTTTGGAATCAAAAAATTTTATACAGATGGTTTAAAAACTTACGAAAGACATCTTCCAGTGGAGATGCGGCAAGTGAGTAAATATAAGATGCAGAGGATTGAGAGAAAGCATTTGACATTCAGAACAAGAATCAAACGATTAGCAAGGAAAACAATTTGCTTCTCTAAATCGATTCAAATGCATGATTTAGTGATTGGGCTATTCATTAACAAGTATGAATTTGGGGTAGAGATTTGA
- a CDS encoding glycoside hydrolase family 43 protein, which yields MIKTQAYTNPIYKGYFADPFVWEYQGLYYAIGTGAAEAEGQVDEIGERRVFPLLRSDDFLNWNFVGNALLRPDPALGDNFWAPEVAYWEDKFYLYYSVGHEDKNHQLRVATSDSPLGPYQDIGALLDPQSCPFAIDPHPFCDDDGQWYLFYARDFLDTEGGVRAGTALMVDRLQGMTKLAGGGKVVLRARCDWQRFLANRPMYGGIYDWHTLEGPCVRKHAGRYYCLYSGGRWETENYGVDYGVADSVMGPYSDTGNEAGPRVLRSIPDRLLGPGHNSIVLGPDGRTEYIVYHAWDTSRSARRMCLDKLIWTPEGPRCNGPSWMPQTISIRG from the coding sequence GTGATTAAAACGCAAGCCTACACCAATCCAATCTATAAAGGTTATTTTGCCGATCCCTTCGTTTGGGAGTACCAGGGCTTATATTATGCAATCGGCACTGGTGCAGCGGAAGCAGAAGGACAGGTAGATGAAATTGGCGAACGGCGTGTCTTCCCTCTCCTGCGCTCCGACGACTTCTTGAACTGGAATTTTGTTGGTAACGCACTGCTGCGACCAGATCCGGCGCTTGGAGATAACTTCTGGGCACCTGAGGTTGCCTACTGGGAGGATAAGTTCTACCTCTACTATTCAGTGGGGCACGAGGACAAAAATCATCAGCTACGCGTTGCTACTAGTGATAGTCCGCTGGGACCGTATCAGGATATTGGTGCACTACTAGATCCTCAGTCCTGCCCATTTGCTATCGATCCGCACCCGTTCTGTGATGACGATGGACAGTGGTACCTGTTCTACGCCCGCGATTTTTTAGACACAGAGGGTGGAGTACGCGCTGGAACGGCGCTGATGGTAGACCGACTGCAAGGCATGACGAAGCTGGCAGGTGGAGGGAAGGTTGTTTTGCGTGCCCGTTGTGATTGGCAGAGGTTTCTAGCAAACCGCCCGATGTACGGTGGAATTTATGATTGGCACACTTTGGAAGGTCCCTGTGTCCGTAAACATGCAGGTCGCTACTACTGCTTGTACAGCGGTGGGCGTTGGGAGACCGAGAACTACGGCGTAGACTATGGAGTTGCGGACAGTGTCATGGGTCCTTACTCTGATACAGGTAATGAAGCGGGACCACGGGTGTTGCGGTCTATTCCCGATCGCTTACTGGGTCCTGGTCATAACTCAATTGTTCTTGGTCCGGACGGTCGGACTGAGTACATCGTTTACCACGCCTGGGATACAAGCAGGTCAGCACGGCGTATGTGCTTAGACAAACTGATCTGGACACCGGAGGGTCCGCGCTGCAATGGTCCCTCCTGGATGCCGCAAACTATTTCCATCAGGGGCTAG
- a CDS encoding IS1-like element transposase translates to MAIIPVRCPHCHGCDLSKFGKTRTGKQRYACNNRECPYHTFTLEPHAYPGRRQEVKAQIVDMAVNGSGIRDTARVLGVSTSTVIHELKKRRKTRERESSSVSNA, encoded by the coding sequence ATGGCTATTATTCCTGTTCGTTGTCCTCATTGTCACGGATGTGACCTCTCTAAATTTGGTAAAACTCGGACAGGCAAGCAAAGATACGCTTGTAACAATCGTGAGTGTCCTTACCACACTTTTACTTTAGAACCTCACGCTTATCCTGGTCGTCGTCAAGAAGTTAAAGCACAAATTGTGGACATGGCTGTCAATGGAAGTGGAATCCGGGATACGGCAAGAGTTTTAGGGGTTAGCACCTCTACAGTTATTCATGAATTAAAAAAAAGAAGAAAGACTAGAGAGCGTGAATCATCAAGTGTTAGCAACGCTTAA